The Pirellulales bacterium genome contains a region encoding:
- a CDS encoding zinc-dependent metalloprotease, whose translation MKKLILTAFACLSIFAWQPASAWADDAKPDSKTEEKDEKGKDEEKKDKYPPFAEVTKEAKASADGSLIKMWQKGEHLFAEIGSGQLDRDFIVLISIARGIGEGPILGGMTWGFGDDWLWQFRKVDDKIHIVRRNVRFTADKGSPEERAVKLAYTDSVLFSLPIVTKGPAGGSVVDLGQVFMSDLPQISSVLPGFAFAANKSNWEAIKGFKDNMEIQIAATYASGGNMSFDTVADSRGVTIGIHYSISLLPENGYKPRLADDRVGYFLTVLKDYSKKGDDDQFVRYINRWKLEKADSSADVSPPKEPIRFYIEKTVPYQYRKPIHDGILEWNKAFEKAGFVDAIHVIQQRDEDTWDPEDINYNTFRWITSSAGFAMGPSRVNPTNGQILDADIIFDADFIRFWRDEYELFSPDVVSRVTGGAFDLHSYEEEMKKVPPHLRHAYTCRCELHNGISRELALGSAAITAMEGAEGKEMQEKMVMQGLKEVTMHEVGHTLGLRHNFKSSTLYTLEDVNDPEKTKTTGLTGSVMDYTPANIQPKGAKQGDYFSGTVGPYDVWAIEYGYKSLSGGTEGEEAELRKIAARCAAPELAYATDEDTRGIDPDPLVNRYDLGKDPLEYAKLRSKLIGDLWPTLVEKTSKDGEGYQRVTQAFGVLLRQYGLANFFASRFVGGVNVNRDHKGDPNGRAPFTIVPVEKQREALALLETQVFNDKPFQFPPELYNHLATSRWSHWGTNEPLRVDFAVHEVIGMWQELILSKLMSSLTLERVHDAELKVAADQDALTTVELLDRLTKAIFAEVDALPAGEFTPRKPAISSLRRNLQRKYLTQLADLAMGNSFAPADCQTVAYAQLGSLQERINKLIEGGAKLDPYSQAHLKETSARIKKVLEAQLELPRA comes from the coding sequence AGGCCAAGGCATCGGCCGACGGCAGCCTCATTAAGATGTGGCAAAAGGGGGAACACCTCTTCGCCGAGATCGGCTCGGGGCAACTCGATCGCGACTTCATCGTGCTCATCTCCATCGCCCGCGGCATTGGCGAGGGCCCGATCTTAGGCGGCATGACCTGGGGATTTGGCGACGATTGGTTGTGGCAGTTCCGCAAAGTCGACGACAAGATTCACATCGTCCGCCGCAATGTGCGCTTCACCGCCGACAAAGGCAGCCCCGAAGAACGCGCCGTCAAGCTCGCCTACACCGATAGCGTGTTGTTCAGTTTGCCCATCGTCACCAAAGGCCCTGCGGGCGGATCGGTCGTCGATCTCGGTCAGGTCTTCATGAGCGACCTGCCGCAGATCTCCAGCGTGCTGCCCGGCTTCGCGTTCGCCGCCAACAAATCGAATTGGGAGGCGATCAAGGGCTTCAAAGACAACATGGAGATTCAAATCGCCGCCACCTATGCTTCCGGCGGCAATATGAGCTTCGACACTGTCGCCGATAGCCGCGGCGTGACCATCGGCATTCACTACTCCATCAGCTTGTTGCCGGAAAATGGCTACAAGCCGCGTTTGGCCGATGACCGCGTGGGCTATTTCCTCACGGTGCTCAAGGACTACTCCAAGAAAGGCGATGACGATCAGTTTGTCCGCTACATCAATCGCTGGAAATTGGAGAAGGCCGATTCGTCCGCCGATGTGTCCCCCCCCAAGGAGCCCATCCGCTTTTACATCGAAAAGACGGTCCCCTATCAGTACCGCAAGCCCATCCACGATGGCATCTTGGAATGGAACAAGGCGTTTGAGAAGGCGGGCTTTGTCGACGCGATTCACGTCATTCAGCAGCGCGACGAAGACACCTGGGATCCGGAAGACATCAACTACAACACCTTCCGCTGGATCACCTCGTCGGCCGGCTTTGCCATGGGCCCCAGCCGCGTCAATCCGACCAACGGCCAAATCCTCGACGCCGACATCATCTTCGACGCCGACTTCATTCGCTTCTGGCGCGACGAGTACGAGCTCTTTTCGCCTGACGTCGTCTCGCGCGTGACGGGCGGAGCGTTCGATCTGCATAGCTACGAAGAGGAAATGAAGAAGGTGCCGCCGCATCTGCGCCATGCCTACACCTGCCGCTGCGAACTGCACAACGGCATCTCCCGCGAGTTGGCGCTCGGCTCGGCCGCCATCACCGCCATGGAAGGCGCCGAAGGCAAGGAGATGCAAGAAAAGATGGTCATGCAGGGGCTGAAAGAAGTCACCATGCACGAGGTCGGGCACACCCTTGGCCTGCGGCACAACTTCAAATCCAGCACCCTCTACACCCTGGAAGATGTCAACGACCCCGAAAAGACCAAGACCACCGGGCTCACCGGCTCGGTCATGGATTACACCCCCGCCAATATCCAACCCAAGGGCGCCAAACAGGGGGACTACTTCTCCGGCACGGTTGGCCCCTATGACGTCTGGGCCATTGAGTATGGGTACAAGTCGCTGTCGGGCGGAACCGAGGGCGAAGAGGCCGAGCTGCGCAAGATCGCCGCGCGTTGCGCCGCCCCAGAACTGGCCTACGCCACCGACGAGGACACCCGCGGCATCGACCCCGATCCGCTCGTCAACCGTTATGACCTGGGCAAGGACCCGCTCGAATACGCCAAGCTGCGCAGCAAGCTGATCGGCGATCTATGGCCGACGTTGGTCGAAAAGACATCCAAAGACGGCGAGGGGTACCAGCGGGTAACCCAGGCCTTTGGTGTCTTGCTGCGACAGTACGGCCTGGCCAACTTCTTCGCCTCTCGTTTCGTCGGCGGCGTGAACGTCAATCGCGACCATAAGGGAGATCCCAACGGCCGCGCCCCGTTCACCATTGTGCCGGTCGAAAAACAACGCGAGGCGCTGGCCCTGCTCGAAACGCAAGTCTTCAACGACAAGCCGTTCCAATTTCCACCGGAACTGTATAACCATCTGGCCACTTCGCGCTGGAGCCACTGGGGAACTAATGAGCCCCTGCGCGTCGACTTCGCGGTTCATGAGGTGATCGGCATGTGGCAAGAGTTGATCTTGTCCAAGCTCATGTCGTCGCTCACGCTCGAGCGCGTACACGACGCCGAACTCAAGGTGGCCGCCGACCAGGACGCGCTCACCACCGTCGAACTGCTGGATCGATTGACCAAGGCGATTTTCGCCGAGGTCGACGCGTTGCCTGCGGGCGAGTTCACCCCGCGCAAGCCGGCGATCAGCAGCCTGCGCCGCAATCTGCAGCGCAAGTACCTGACGCAGCTTGCCGACCTGGCGATGGGCAACTCCTTTGCTCCCGCCGATTGCCAGACCGTGGCCTACGCGCAGCTTGGTTCGCTGCAGGAGCGAATCAACAAACTGATCGAGGGGGGCGCCAAGCTCGATCCCTACAGCCAGGCCCATCTCAAGGAAACCTCGGCGCGGATCAAGAAGGTGCTGGAAGCTCAGCTAGAGCTGCCTCGCGCCTAG
- a CDS encoding dienelactone hydrolase family protein, whose protein sequence is MQEELINFLPKSDFSRRDFVVTTLATGFALAVRPVSAATITTDSNGLVAGEVKIPVADGEIPAYRAMPASGASFPVVLVVQEIFGVHEHIKDICRRFAKLGYLAIAPELYARQGDVSKISNIQKVVSEVVSKVPDAQVMSDLDAAVAWAAKNQGDVSRLGITGFCWGGRIVWLYAAHNPQLKAGVAWYGRLVGQSDELHPKHPLEIAADLKAPVLGLYGEADGGIPVETVEKMRAALKAANQPSEIVLYPKTQHGFHADYRPSYHPENAADGWKRLQEWFKKHGAA, encoded by the coding sequence ATGCAAGAGGAACTCATCAACTTTCTGCCCAAGAGCGATTTCTCGCGCCGCGATTTCGTCGTCACCACGCTGGCCACCGGCTTTGCCTTGGCGGTGCGTCCCGTGTCGGCCGCCACCATCACCACCGACAGTAATGGCCTCGTGGCGGGCGAAGTGAAGATCCCGGTTGCCGACGGCGAAATCCCCGCCTATCGGGCCATGCCCGCCAGTGGCGCATCGTTCCCGGTCGTGCTCGTCGTGCAGGAGATTTTCGGCGTCCACGAACACATCAAGGATATCTGCCGTCGATTTGCCAAACTCGGCTATTTGGCCATCGCGCCAGAGCTTTACGCGCGGCAGGGAGATGTCTCCAAAATCTCCAACATTCAAAAGGTCGTTTCCGAAGTCGTGTCCAAGGTGCCCGACGCGCAAGTCATGTCCGATCTCGACGCCGCCGTGGCCTGGGCCGCGAAGAACCAGGGAGACGTCAGCCGACTCGGCATCACCGGCTTTTGTTGGGGCGGCCGGATCGTCTGGCTCTATGCCGCCCACAATCCCCAGCTCAAGGCGGGCGTGGCCTGGTACGGCCGCCTGGTCGGCCAGAGCGACGAGTTGCATCCCAAGCATCCGCTGGAGATTGCCGCCGACCTCAAGGCCCCGGTGCTGGGGCTGTACGGCGAGGCCGATGGCGGCATCCCGGTGGAGACGGTCGAGAAAATGCGCGCCGCCCTCAAGGCCGCCAACCAGCCGTCGGAGATTGTGCTGTATCCCAAAACGCAGCACGGCTTCCACGCCGATTATCGACCGAGCTACCATCCCGAGAACGCCGCCGATGGCTGGAAGCGTTTGCAGGAATGGTTCAAAAAGCACGGCGCCGCGTAA